The window TTATCTGGTACATCTattgctgaaacaattagttcAGATTAGCtgatagaaagaaaatgaaatgataatTGTTCACAGATTTAATTATCATTTATCTCAGGTTAATCTTctaaaatgtgagaatttgctgcattttctctTGATATCTTTTGGACACACGTCATTGCGGTGTACAGgtttacattgaaaacaatgggtGCAGGTGTTTTGATGAATGTCAGATGCTGCCAGTTTTTGTTTGATGgccatttttcaccattttctaaTGTTTTAAAGAATCATGTATATAATCAAGTATCAAGTAACCCGGGGAGGTTTTGATCTCTAGTGGTAGTGCTgcacaataaattaaaatataattgaAATCGCAACAGGGCCAAGTGTAATATCCAAATTGCTGGAACTGCGATTTTttgataaagataaagataaatgtGTAATAATATATCATTGTAAATGAAGCACATTGGTGGCAGATTCCTGGGCCttcaaatcatattccagatgtaAGTGAATGTTTGGTGCTTGTTTGGTTTAGACACCAgcaaaaagcacatttttttttcagtaaaataaaatgcaaaaagaaaaaaaaaaaaaaaaaaaaaaaataccataatACGTGTTAATACGTGTTGACATTAAGGATAGACATGATGCATTTTGCTGCATAAACAAACTACTTTTATAAGGTAATATTGGTGGCAAACTTGATGGTTGTGTGTATTTACTGtgatatctttttttaatctcaccCCTACGACTTAAGAGCTGAACAGCAGCGTTGGGCCGGTGTAAAGTTTTTTAAACCGGtttgatattaagccaaacactggACCAGACTGGTATACTGAATTTTACCACTAGGTGTCGCACTGCACTCAAAAGCCGCTCTGGAATGGAACATAATGACACCGTTCACTAACAGCTAACATACTTCTGACTATCATGTTGTATTGTGTAACACtggagctctctgtccacactaaatctattaaatatgcacttcgtTATAATATATACcttaccagaaactttcagctccctggCGATCTCACTCCAGCCAGTTGCcaaattattttagtttatgTAGAGAAATGTGGAGGTATCATATagataattcctcatttcaacttcatCAATCAGTCATTCTCCTTCTACGCTGAGTTTTCAATGTGTGctacaggaataaatagaaacagggtGTACAACACAATTTCAGCTCAAAAAGGCGCACCACATGGCTCGCAGCCAGTTACACACCTCTTTTGCTTGCTTCAAATCCGAAATGTTGCCATACTGATGCAGTTTTCTTGAAAGACTCTGCTATGTCTCATCGTATCACCCCAAAAACACATGACGTTtctagaaaacaaacacaacatgcaccCCCCTCTCCCACCTCTGCTGAAATTTGATTGCCAGTGCTAGGTTCTGCAGTAAATTGTTCACGGCCTGTCAGACACTACTGTAGTGGCTCCTTTAGtccatttaaaaacatattatgTTGATCCCGTTGTCACATTGCTTATTACCAATGCAATACAAGTTGGACTTAGTGCCATGATGCCATCAGCAAAGGTTGatgatgtaggctactttttaatttgccataGCATGTCATAATGTCACATGGCGGTTCAGCCactttgcataaaatcaaaccgGTTTAAGTTCGTACACCAGACCGGATAAACCGGAAATCAACCCAACTCTACTCAACATCACTTGTGGAGTGTGGACAGCAAGTGCAGCAAGCTAAAATTTCAACCAGCAGATGACATCAGAAGAATCTTCAGCCAGTGTGATATCGCTCTTTTAAGTTGGTTtacataaagaaataaaatgtcttttttgtaCTGCTCTGATCTCCCTCCAACCTATGGACACAAGGCAAAACAGTGGGATAGAAAATACTCTTTCAAGCATCTATCATAGAGCTACCAGTTCCCTTGAagctgcagctttttttttcttcttcaaataCAGCATCAAATAGCACTACAATAACATAGTGTGGTCACAGGATGGAACAAACAACCCTGTGGTACACAGGAGCTTTCCCTAAACCTTGACTTTTAGCTTGCATCTTCTAGATTTTCACCTTAAAAAAGGTAGATATAATAACATCTTTAAATGTTCAGTTAAAGTGTGCCATTTTTTCTCCTCACTACCAGCACATCCCAATAAAATAAtttgcctatatatatatattttttttttctgtacactTATCTTAAATGCTACCATAAATTGAGAGCATGCTGCTGCCCTTCACACCAAAGATTACTGCAAAACTGGCACAATACCACCACATGACATCATCACGTCAGGAAAGGACTTCAGTCACATCGCTGTCAGAGCTCCAGAGTCTCGAGCACAGCCAACATCTTCACCATCTTCCACTGGAACTGGAAAGACAGACTGGGAGATAGATGGCACCGACATCCACGCTCTGATCACTTCATCTTGTTTTGGTGTCTGACATCATCGTGGTCCCAATCGATCCTTTGGTCCAAAAGGATTCTGGGCTTGAAGTCGCCTTGCTCCCGCTCAAAGACTAAATGGAGGCCACTGGTTGGACGAACAGCATCAACAACCAGTGTTTGGTTAAGGCTCCCTCTGTCCAAACACACCAGTAGTCATAAAATAAGCCTCACACAGATGTACACTCACACGCGTCTCACTTCGCCGGTCCTGAACACGCATGAAGCTGCAGTCCAGGGGGGCAAAAGGGCTCATCCTCACTTCCTCCTCAATCTCCTCACTGCGAATTTTACAGGCCCCAGTACGGAGCCAGGCTCCTGCGGTCCCTCTCATAAACATCAGGTATGACCCCGTATGGAGTCTGAACCATCTTAACAGAGTTTCTACCAAACAGCTTTCTCTCGTACTCGATGAGCTGGCGCCAGAAACCACCGTTGGGCCTGATGACAGGCCGGCGGGCTTTTACCCAGGCGTGGGCCTCAGCCAGAGACACACGATGATACTTCATGAGGTATGCCAGGCAGAGAGAGGCTGAGCGGCTCACACCTGCTGCACAGTGCACCAGCACAGCCCCTCGCTTTCGTCCCACGCTGTGGATCTTATCAGCCACACTGTCGAAGTACAAGGAGATGGGGGAGTGGGGCATATCGGCCAGAGGGACCTTTACATACTCCATGTGTGGCCAGTTGAAGTTGGGGAGCTCGATAGTGGCATTGACCACACAGGTGATGCCTTTGGACAGCAGCAGGCTGCGGTTGGATGCCACATTCCCTCTGCTGAGGAAGAGGTTGGGGGTGATTTGCGCGATGCCCCCTAGCAGGCTGCCATTCTCAGGCAGCAGCCTGGGCACAACAGTGGGCACCATGGAGCTACGATGATGGTTGTGGTGATGGTGGAAGAACCCTTGGCTGCGGGAACCCATCGAGGAATTAAGTGGGCTTCAGGAAGGAcggcaattttgttttttaaagcaaatCTTCAGGAGCTCAGAGTCATAGTAGTGCAGCCAGCCAGACAGCTCCtgtaacacacaaacagatttcACTTTCAAtctaaattaaacatttttccacTTCACTGTAGACCGAGCGCTCAGGCTGACAAACAAAAGGACGAGTAGCGTCACCACTGTTTGCAAAGActccaaaacaaaagtgctAAAATccgtctttttttgttttggaagACGGTGGCTTCCAGTAAATGTTATTCTGCAGTCTGTctttaaaaaacagacagacacaataGATGACTAATTCAAAAACTTGCTGCTGTGACCCACTGATCCAGAGTCTTCACTTTATAATTACATCAAAGGGTTTTCATGGATCCATGGACCGATGAAAAGTGTTTCTATCCCAGCTTGAGAGGCCCGTCTATTTCTGCTGTATGTCTCTCTACATTCAGGTCCAATGGCCTTGATGCTGCACTCTGAAACGTGCCTCCCTCTGCCATGTGAGCACAGAGCCCCTGGAGGCGTGCACTCACCTCATCTCATGTTCATCCATCCACAGCCTGCACATACAGATTACATCTTTCGTCTCTCTGGCAATCGCTGTTTTTAATGCCATTTTAGAAGGCATCAAAGGTGGAAAGTAATCATATACGTTATGATTGCACCAACGTATGCTGATAAATACTTAACTTAAGCATGAAATATTTCTAAAATTTTATAAGCTAattccattttctttttccaaaactggataaacaaaatattctttCACTTTATGTTCACAAGCTGTAAAGTATCATGAAGATGCACCACGAAAAGATATTATAGTCGCCTCAACATGAAATTTCTAGCGACACTGTATATGAGGGAAACAGCCTCCTGTTTTAATACTTAAGCTATCAGCAGAGAGCCCACAGCTGCGGGCGCTACTTCACACGCTGTTGCACTTGTCGTGCGTCATCCACACCTTGTGCACCAGTCTGGCCGGCAggtctttttctttcattttctgctaCAGTCTGGTTAACAAGACACACGGGTCAACTGCTTTAAACTGGAACTCAACCtgcaaaaaaaccaacaacaaccaCCTACCGTTACCTGCAAAGAGTCTGCAGAGACAGATCGGGATTCTTCTAAGTCTTCTTAATTGAATCAGAagcaaaaaaaacagcaaaaagacATGAATTTAACCTTAGTTTCATGTTTATTGCCTAAAGTTTGcatgaaaacagaaaagcagGGATCCAGAACACAGAAATACTGTTATTTCATGTTAATCTTCATCTCCAGAAGCTTCCTTGCCTCATAGTCACCTTCCTCAGCACCCTCTACACCTATCGATCTCAGCTTTGCCACCTCAGCATGGTCTGCTTCTctttccaaaagaaaaaaaaggatcagAGGCTATAACAACACCCTCGCCCTTGTCCTTCCTCATTCAGGCAGAGTTTTTCTGGCTTGCTCTGATCACCATGGACTGCTTCTGAAATGGTTGCCTTGATCCACCTCTCTACACACCGTCGCCACTGGTGATGAGACAACAAATGGCCAAGGAAATGAGTGCTACAAACAAACCACATCAGCAGGT is drawn from Epinephelus fuscoguttatus linkage group LG5, E.fuscoguttatus.final_Chr_v1 and contains these coding sequences:
- the dusp14 gene encoding dual specificity protein phosphatase 14, encoding MGSRSQGFFHHHHNHHRSSMVPTVVPRLLPENGSLLGGIAQITPNLFLSRGNVASNRSLLLSKGITCVVNATIELPNFNWPHMEYVKVPLADMPHSPISLYFDSVADKIHSVGRKRGAVLVHCAAGVSRSASLCLAYLMKYHRVSLAEAHAWVKARRPVIRPNGGFWRQLIEYERKLFGRNSVKMVQTPYGVIPDVYERDRRSLAPYWGL